ATTGCGGATGTGACAATTGGAACGATTCGTCTGATTTTTGTCGCCCGCGGGATGAAGATTCTGGCACCGCTGGCGGGCTTCTTTGAGGTGCTCATCTGGCTGGTAGTCATCGGGCAGATTATGCGGCATCTGGCCAATCCGCTTTGCTATATTGCCTATGCCGCCGGATTTGCCGCCGGCAATTATATCGGAATGATGCTCGTGGACCGCCT
The Anaerohalosphaeraceae bacterium genome window above contains:
- a CDS encoding DUF5698 domain-containing protein; the encoded protein is MTESWMNSFWFAWIVLPLLIFIARIADVTIGTIRLIFVARGMKILAPLAGFFEVLIWLVVIGQIMRHLANPLCYIAYAAGFAAGNYIGMMLVDRL